TGCGCCGGCATGGGCCAGGCGGTGGCGCTGGCGCAGGGTCAGCCCTGGTCGCGCTTCTGGCGCCGCTGGGCCCAGGTGGCGGGCTGCGCGCTGCTGGTGAGCCTGGGCTCCTGGTGGATGTTCCCGCGCAGCTTCATCAGCTTCGGCGTGCTGCATGGCATGGCCGTGATGCTGATCCTGCTGCGCCTGCTCGGGCCGCGCCTGCCGCTGGCCGCGCTGGTGCCGCTGGGCCTGGCCTGCCTGGTGCTGCCGCAGTTCTTGTCCCATCCCTTCTTCGACAGCCGTTGGACCAATGCGCTGGGCCTGGTGACGCTGCGCCCGGTGACCGAGGACTATGTGCCGATCCTGCCCTGGTTCGGCGTGATGCTGTGGGGCTATGCGCTGGCGCGCTGGCGGCCGGCGCTGCTGGAGGGCGCGCTGGCGGCGCCGCTGCGGCCGCTGGCGGTGCTGGGGCGCTGGTCGCTGAGCTTCTACATGCTGCACCAGCCGCTGCTGATCGGGGCGCTGATGCTGGTGCAGGCGACAATAGGGGCATGAGCGCCAACAAGATCCTCTTCGGCTTCCATGCCGTCACCGTGCGGCTGAAGACCGCGCCCGACTCGATCAGCGAGATCCATATCGACGCGAGCCGGCGCGACCAGCGCATGCGCCAGTTCGTCGAGCGGGCCAAGGCCGCCGGCGCCAAGCTGCTGGACAGCGACGACGAACGCCTGAAGGCGATCTGCGGCACGCACCGCCATCAGGGCGTGGTGGCGCGGGTCTCGGCCGTGTCCCAGGCCCGCACCCTGGACGAGGTGCTGGAGGACGTGGCCTCGGCCGAGGGCGTGCCGCTGCTCTTGGTGCTGGACGGCGTGACCGACCCGCACAATCTGGGTGCTTGCCTGCGCGTGGCCGACGGTGCCGGCGCCGATGCGGTGGTGGCGCCGAAGGACCATGCGGTTGGCCTGAACGCCACCGTGGCCAAGGTGGCCAGTGGCGCGGCCGAGACCGTGCCCTACCTGATGGTGACCAACCTGGCCCGGACCCTGAAGGAGCTGAAGGAGCAGGACATCTGGGTCATCGGCACCTCCGACCAGGCCGAGAAGTCGATCTACGAGGTCGACCTGAAGCGCCCGGTGGCCCTGGTGCTGGGCGCCGAGGGCGAGGGCATGCGCCAGCTGACCGCCAAGACCTGCGACGAGCTGGTGAGCATCCCGATGAAGGGGGCGGTCGAGAGCCTGAACGTCTCGGTGGCCGCCGGCGTCTGCCTCTACGAAGCCTTGCGCCAGCGCGGCTGAGTGTCGTCGCTTGTGGCGGCGGTGCCGCCACCCGGCCGGGGGCTCTCCGGCTCGACCCGGTTGCGGCCGGCGCGCTTGGCGCGGTAGAGCGCCTCGTCGGCGCGCAGCAGCAGCGGCTCCAGCGCCGCCTGCGCGCGTGGCAGGGCCACCACGCCGACGCTGACGCTGGCGGTGATCACACCGCCGCGACCGTCGTCGAGCGTCGCGGCATGAAAGGCCTGGCGCACCCGCTCCGCCACCGCCAGCGCGGCCGTCGCTTCGCAGCCCGGCAGCAGGATCGCGAACTCCTCGCCGCCGACACGACCGAACAGGTCGACCTCGCGCAGCGCCTCGCCGCCCAGGCGCGCGAAGGCGACCAGCACGCGGTCGCCGACCGCATGGCCATGGGCGTCGTTGATGCGCTTGAAATGGTCGATGTCCAGCATCAAGAGGGCCACCGGCTGGCGCGTCGCGGCCAGCTGCAGCAGCAGCTCCTGAGCCCGCTCCTGGAAGGCATGGCGGTTCAGCAGGCCGCTCAGCTGGTCATGGCTGGCCATGTGCTGAAGGCGCTTCAGCAGGCGCTGGCGCGCTGCCATCACGCAGGCCACGGTGATCGGCGCGATCGCGATCAGCGACACGCCCAGGCGGATCGACATCAGCGTCGTCAGCGGGCTGACGCCCGCGCTCTCCACCGGCAGCAGGCCCTGGGCGATGCAGATCAGCGCCCAGGCGCCGAAGCCCAGGGTCAGCAGCGCCGTGCCGAACACGCCGTAGCTGAGCGCGCACCAGAGCAAGGCCGGCACCGGAAAGGCCACCGCGCCCGGGCCCGCCACTGCCATCGCCAGCAGGCAGGACAGCAGCAGGGCCAGCGCCGGCAGCACCGCATGCCCCAGCGCCGGCCAGGGCGGCAGCCGGCGCCGGCGCTCCGGGCCGCGGTGCGGCTGGGCCTCGGGCAGGGTCAGCACCGCGGGCAGGAAGGCCAGGTAGTTGGCCAGCTCGCTGACGAAGCAGAACACCCAGCCCAGCAGCGGCGACAGGCCCAGCAGCGAGGGTCCGATCAGGAAACCCACCAGGCCGGCCATCGCCGATGCGGCCGTGGTCACCAGCAGCAGGCGCGGCACCGAGAACGGGCCCTGCAGCCGCCTGTCCTCGATCGGCAGGCGCGACAGCAGCCATTGGCCGGTCGCGATGCCCAGCAGATTGCCGCCGGTCAGCAGCAGGGCGGTGGCGAGCGTGCTGCCGGTCAGCAGGTCGGCCGCCAGATAGCCGGCCAGCGCGCCGAGCCAGGCGGCGGGCGTGTTGCGCGCCGGGAAGCGCACCAGCAGCCCCAGCAGCAGGGCATTGGCCGGCCACAGCGAGGCCAGCTGCCCCATCGGCCGGCTGTAGATGCCCAGCAGGGCCGCGGCCATCACGAGCAGACCCATCAGGGCCGCCGTCTCGGCGCCCCGGACCCAGGACCTTGAGCGCTGCTGCGCGTCTTCTTCCGCCACCGTCATCGACTGCCCGGTTTTTTGTTACTGCTGTTTTCCGAGCACAGCATCGCGGAACGGCGTTGCCGCCGCGGCTAGGGCTTGCCCTGATCGACACCGGTTTGAGGGGCAAGGCCGGCAGCGCCGATAATCCGGGCCATTACCCCCCAATATCCGAGCCCCACCCATCATGGCCGTCATCGAAGTCAAGCATCCCCTCGTCAAACACAAGATCGGCCTGATGCGCGAGGCCGACACCTCGACGAAGAAGTTTCGCGAGCTGACCGGCGAGGTGGCGCGCCTGCTGGCCTACGAGGCGACCGCCGATTTCCCGCTGGAGAAGACCACGATCGAGGGCTGGTGCGGTCCGGTCGAGATCGACCAGATCGCCGGCCGCAAGGTCACCGTGGTGCCGATCCTGCGTGCCGGCCTGGGCATGCTGGACGGCGTGCTGGACATGATGCCCAACGCCAAGGTCAGTGTGGTCGGCCTGGCGCGCGACCATGAGACCCTGAAGCCGGTCAACTACTTCGACAAGTTCGTCGGCCAGCTGTCCGAGCGCACCGCGCTGATCATCGACCCGATGCTGGCCACGGCCGGTTCGATGATCGCGACCGTCGACCTGCTGAAGGCGCGCGGCTGCAAGGACATCCGCGCGCTGGTGCTGGTGGCCGCGCCCGAGGGCGTCGCCGCGCTGAACCAGGCGCATCCCGAGGTGCGCTGCTGGACCGCCGCGATCGACAGCCATCTGAACGAGCATGGCTACATCATCCCGGGCCTGGGCGACGCGGGCGACAAGATCTTCGGCACCAAGGACGCCTGAAGCTCCGACGCCTCAGTAGCTGCGCGCCTCGATCGTCTCGCGCACCCGGCGCAGCGCATCGCGCAAGGCGTCGAGGCCGACCGAGCCCAGCGCCAGCCGCAGCGCATGCGGCGCCTGGGCCGTGAGCGCATAGGGTTCGGCCGTCGACACGCTGATGCCCTGCAGGCGCAGTTTCATCGCCACCTGATCGGCGCGTACCTCTTCGGGCAGCGGCAGCCAGACGAAGTAGGAGCTGGCGTGGCCGATGCGTGGCAGCGGGCCCAGAACATCGGCCGCGAGGCGCTGCCGCGCGTGCATCGCGGCGCTTCTCGGCCTCCAGGCGCTCGACCGTGCCGTCTTGCAGCCAGCCGCCGACCAGGGCGCTCATCACGCCGGCGGTGTTCCAGCTGGTGGCGCGGATCGCGCGCTCGAAGGGCGCCACCCAGTGCGGCGGCAGGGCGACGAAACCGACGCGCAGCCCGGTGGCCACGCTCTTCGAGAAGCCCGAGACATAGACCGTGCGCTCCGGCGCCAGCGCGGCCGGTTCGGCCAGATAGGCATAGGCGCCGTCCTCGATCAGCAGCAGCTCATGGCGGCGCGCCAGGGCGACCAGCTCGCGCCCCTGCGCCAGCGGCGTGACCCAGCCCAGCGGGTTGTGCAGGGTGGGCATGGTGTAGAGCGCGCGCACGCGCCGGCGCCGGCACAGCGCATCCAGCGCATCCAGCGCCGCCAGGTCCGGCCCCGTGCCGGCCGCGGGTAGCGGCAGCAGCTCCAGATGCAGGGTCTGGGCCAGCAGCTTGAAGCCGGGATAGCTCAGCGCGTCCGCCGCCACCACGTCGCCGGGCTTGAGCAGCGCCATCAGGGCCACCGCCGGCCCATGCTGGGCGCCGTCGACCAGCAGCACCTCGGACGCGCCAACCGCCAGGCCGCGCCGCAGCAGATGGCGCGCCACCGCCTCGCGGTCGCGCGCTCGCCCGCCATGCGGCTGGTAATGCAGCAGGGCCTCCAGGTCGCCGCTGCCGGCCAGCTGCCGCAGCACGCGCCGCAGCAGCTCCGCTTGGCCGGGGCAGCGCCGGATAGTTGAAGCTCAGGTCGATCTGCCCGGCGCCGCCCGCGGCCAGCTCGATGCCATGGCCCGGCGGCAGGGCGTTTTCGCGAACGAAGGTGCCGCGCCCGGTCTCTCCGCTGGCCAGGCCCATGCGCTCCAACTCGGCATAGACGCGGGTGGCGGTGACGAGTGCAAAGCCCTCGCGCGCCGCCAGCTCCCGGTGCGTCGGCAGGCGGGTGCCGGGCGGCATCGCGGCGGTCGGGCAGTTGCAGCTGCGGCAGCCGCTGTTCGGCCTGGCGCTGGCGGCCGGCCTGCTGGGCGAGGCGGTGAGCCCGGCGATGCTGGCGGTCACCATGGGCGTGCTGCTGTGCGTCGCGGGCGCGCGGCGTTTCTCGCGCTGAGCCGGGCTCAGACCACGCCCAGCGCCCCCAGCACCCCGCCGCCCAGCACCAGCCAGACCAGGCCGATGCGGGTCTTGAGCGTGAGCAGCACGGTCACGGCCATCAGGGCCAGGGTGGCCAGGCGGTGCGCCGGATCCTTCACATAGGGCACGGCCAGCAGCCAGCCGGTCGCGACCAGCAGGCCCAGGGTCAGGGGCGCCATGCCGGCGGTGAAGGCGCGCACGCCCAGGGTGTGCTTGTGCTCGCGCGCCCAGCGGGTGGCGGCTAGCACCAGGGTGGTGGAGGGCAGCATGATGCCCAGCATCGTGACCAGGGCGCCCAGCGGGCCGGCGGCGTTCCAGCCCAGCACCGCGACGAACAGGATGTTGGGGCCCGGCGCGGCCTGGGCCAGCGCGATCGAGCTGGTGAACTGGGTATCGTCCAGCCAGCCCTGCTGGCCGACCAGGTAGCGGTGCATCTCGGGCGCGGTGGTGATCGCGCCGCCGATGGCCAGCAGCGACAGCAGCAGGAAATGCAGGAACAGATCGCCGTACTGGGCCAAGGTCAGCGCCTCGCCCGTCACGATCCGGCCCCCGCGCGGCGCAGATGCCAGACGGCCAGCGCCATGCCGGCGCCGCCCAGGCCCAGCACCACCCAGATCAGCGGCAGGCGCGCCAGCGCGATCGCGCCGAAGGCGGCCAGCGCCAACAGCAGGGCCCAGGCGCGGCCGACCGGGTTGCTCTTCAGCGAGGGCAGCAGCTTCAGCCCGGTGGCCAGGATCAGCCCGGCCGCCACCGCGCCCATGCCGCGCAGCGCGCCGGCCATGCGCTCATGCTCCAGCAGCGCGCCGGACAGCGAGGCCAGGCCCAGCACGATCACGCAGGGGACGGCCAGCATGCCGGCCAGCGCCGTCAGCGCGCCGCGCAGGCCGAAGAAGCGGTCGCCGATCATCAGCGAGAGGTTGACGATATTGGGCCCCGGCAGCACCTGGCCGATCGCCAGCATCTCGAGGAACTCCTCGCGTGTCAGCCAGCCCAGCCGCTCGACCAGCTCGCGCTGCGCCACCGCCAGCACGCCGCCGAAGCCCTGCAGCGCCAGCCGGTTGAAGGCCCAGAACAGCACCGACAGCGAGGCCGGCCGCGCGCGCTGCCCGTCGCCCGCCAGCGGCACCCCGGCCTCGCTCACCGCAGCACTTTCAGCGCTTCGGGGTTGACGATATTGCTGGGTTCGCTCTTGATGAAGTTCAGCACATTGTCGAAGGCGGCGTCGAAGTAGAGCTCGTAGCTGTCCTGCTCGACATAGCCGATATGCGGCGTGCAGACCGCATTCTCCAGGCGCAGCAGCGGGTGGCCCTGCAGGATCGGCTCGCTCTCAAACACGTCGATCGCGGCCATGCCGGGGCGGCCGCGGTTCAGGGCCGAAACCAGGGCGCCGTCCGCCACCAGCTCGGCGCGCGAGGTGTTGACGAACAGCGCGGTGGGCTTCATGCGGGCCAGGTCGTCCGGCGTGACCAGGCCGCGCGTCGCGTCGTTCAGGCGCAGGTGCAGGCTCAGCACGTCGCTGTTCTCGAAGAAGGCCTCGCGGCTCTCGGCCACCTGGTAGCCATCGCTCTGCGCCGCCAGGCGCGAGCCCTCGCTGCCCCAGACCAGCACCTGCATGCCGAAGGCCCGACCGTAGCCGGCCACCAGCTTGCCGATCTTGCCGTAGCCCCACAGCCCCAAGGTCTTGCCGCGCAGCACCATGCCCAGCCCGAAGTTGGGCGGCATCGACAGGGCCTTCAGCCCCGACTGCTGCCAGGCACCATGCTTGAGGTTGCCGATGTACTGCGGCAGGCGCCGCATCGAGGCCATGATCAGGGCCCATGTCAGCTCGGCCGGCGCTATGGGTGAGCCGACGCCCTCGGCCACCGCGATGCCGAGCCGGGTGCAGGCCTCGACGTCGATATGGCTGCCGACCCGGCCCGTCTGAGCGATCAGCTTCAGCCTGGGCAGCTTCTCCAGCAGCTGGCGCGGGAAATGGGTGCGTTCGCGAATCAGCACCAGCACCTCGGCGTCGCGCAGCCGCACGGCGAGCTGGCCCGTGCCCTTGACGGTGTTGGTGAAGACCTTGGCGTTGAGGGCGTCCAGCTTGGCGGCACAGCGCAGCTTGCGCACCGCATCCTGGTAGTCGTCGAGGATGATGATGTTCATGGCGTCTGGTCGGACATTCTGCCTTGCGTTTGGGGCCGTCCGGCCCCGGGTCTGCAGCAGATCGCGCAAATCGTTACGATGCCGCCCACCCCCGTTCCTTCCAGGAGACAAACCCCATGAGCCTCTCGATGCATTCCGCCAGCGCGCCGGTCTTCACCCGCATGCTGGGCAATCTGCTCACCTGGCTGGACGCCGCGCGCGCCCATGCCGAAGCGAAGAAGTTCGATACCAGCGTCTACCTGGGCCTGCGCCTGGCGCCGGACATGCTGCCGCTGACGCGCCAGATCCAGATCGCCAGCGATGCGGCCAAGGGCTGCATGGCGCGCCTGGCCGGCCAGCCGGTGCCGAGCTGGGAGGACAAGGAGGCGAGCCTGGACGAGCTGAGCGAGCGCATCCGCCGCACGATCGACTATGTGAACTCGGTGCCGGCCGCGCTGGTCGAGGGTAGCGAGGAGCGTGCGATCGAGATCCCGCGTCGCAGTGGCGAGCCGCTGAAGTTCCGCGGCGAGGATTACCTGCGCCACTACGCGCTGGCGAACTTCTACTTCCATGTCACCACCACGTACGCGCTGCTGCGCCACGCGGGGGTGGACCTGGGCAAGGCGGACTACCTGGGCAATCGCTGAGCGCCGAGCCGGTCGACGCCGGCCATCGCGAGCGCCAGTTCGCGGGCCTGGATCTCGGCCGTCTCGTCGGGCAGGGCGGCCAGCAGGCGGCCGCGCAGCAGCCAGAGCTCGATCGGCTCGCTGGCATGGCGCACCTGGCTTTGCAGGTCGGCGCCGTCCGGCCCGGGCACCGCGGCCGCGGCGCGGGTGAAACCGAGCTTCAGCTCGATGAAGGCCCGCCGTGCCGCCACGCGCTGGGCGTGGCCGCGGCGGTCCGAGCCGGCCGAGGCATAGGACCAAGGCGGCAGGAAGTCCGGGATCTCGCGCAGGGTCAGGGTTTCCATGTCACTGCCTCCGGTTCGGGGCTGCCATGAAGAAGGTATCGGCCGGTTCGCTGAAATGGCGGTTCAGCCGCGCCAGGCGCAGCTCGGCCTCGCGCTGGGTGTGGGCGCGCGCCACCTCGGTGTAAAGCC
This genomic stretch from Roseateles sp. DAIF2 harbors:
- a CDS encoding DUF1624 domain-containing protein, with the protein product MIRPDPATRHERLDALRGAAIVWMALFHFCFDLAWFRYAAWDFYRDPFWQQQRTAIVSLFLLCAGMGQAVALAQGQPWSRFWRRWAQVAGCALLVSLGSWWMFPRSFISFGVLHGMAVMLILLRLLGPRLPLAALVPLGLACLVLPQFLSHPFFDSRWTNALGLVTLRPVTEDYVPILPWFGVMLWGYALARWRPALLEGALAAPLRPLAVLGRWSLSFYMLHQPLLIGALMLVQATIGA
- a CDS encoding DUF1993 family protein, producing MSLSMHSASAPVFTRMLGNLLTWLDAARAHAEAKKFDTSVYLGLRLAPDMLPLTRQIQIASDAAKGCMARLAGQPVPSWEDKEASLDELSERIRRTIDYVNSVPAALVEGSEERAIEIPRRSGEPLKFRGEDYLRHYALANFYFHVTTTYALLRHAGVDLGKADYLGNR
- the upp gene encoding uracil phosphoribosyltransferase gives rise to the protein MAVIEVKHPLVKHKIGLMREADTSTKKFRELTGEVARLLAYEATADFPLEKTTIEGWCGPVEIDQIAGRKVTVVPILRAGLGMLDGVLDMMPNAKVSVVGLARDHETLKPVNYFDKFVGQLSERTALIIDPMLATAGSMIATVDLLKARGCKDIRALVLVAAPEGVAALNQAHPEVRCWTAAIDSHLNEHGYIIPGLGDAGDKIFGTKDA
- a CDS encoding chromate transporter, coding for MSEAGVPLAGDGQRARPASLSVLFWAFNRLALQGFGGVLAVAQRELVERLGWLTREEFLEMLAIGQVLPGPNIVNLSLMIGDRFFGLRGALTALAGMLAVPCVIVLGLASLSGALLEHERMAGALRGMGAVAAGLILATGLKLLPSLKSNPVGRAWALLLALAAFGAIALARLPLIWVVLGLGGAGMALAVWHLRRAGAGS
- the rlmB gene encoding 23S rRNA (guanosine(2251)-2'-O)-methyltransferase RlmB, whose product is MSANKILFGFHAVTVRLKTAPDSISEIHIDASRRDQRMRQFVERAKAAGAKLLDSDDERLKAICGTHRHQGVVARVSAVSQARTLDEVLEDVASAEGVPLLLVLDGVTDPHNLGACLRVADGAGADAVVAPKDHAVGLNATVAKVASGAAETVPYLMVTNLARTLKELKEQDIWVIGTSDQAEKSIYEVDLKRPVALVLGAEGEGMRQLTAKTCDELVSIPMKGAVESLNVSVAAGVCLYEALRQRG
- a CDS encoding D-2-hydroxyacid dehydrogenase family protein; translation: MNIIILDDYQDAVRKLRCAAKLDALNAKVFTNTVKGTGQLAVRLRDAEVLVLIRERTHFPRQLLEKLPRLKLIAQTGRVGSHIDVEACTRLGIAVAEGVGSPIAPAELTWALIMASMRRLPQYIGNLKHGAWQQSGLKALSMPPNFGLGMVLRGKTLGLWGYGKIGKLVAGYGRAFGMQVLVWGSEGSRLAAQSDGYQVAESREAFFENSDVLSLHLRLNDATRGLVTPDDLARMKPTALFVNTSRAELVADGALVSALNRGRPGMAAIDVFESEPILQGHPLLRLENAVCTPHIGYVEQDSYELYFDAAFDNVLNFIKSEPSNIVNPEALKVLR
- a CDS encoding diguanylate cyclase, whose amino-acid sequence is MAEEDAQQRSRSWVRGAETAALMGLLVMAAALLGIYSRPMGQLASLWPANALLLGLLVRFPARNTPAAWLGALAGYLAADLLTGSTLATALLLTGGNLLGIATGQWLLSRLPIEDRRLQGPFSVPRLLLVTTAASAMAGLVGFLIGPSLLGLSPLLGWVFCFVSELANYLAFLPAVLTLPEAQPHRGPERRRRLPPWPALGHAVLPALALLLSCLLAMAVAGPGAVAFPVPALLWCALSYGVFGTALLTLGFGAWALICIAQGLLPVESAGVSPLTTLMSIRLGVSLIAIAPITVACVMAARQRLLKRLQHMASHDQLSGLLNRHAFQERAQELLLQLAATRQPVALLMLDIDHFKRINDAHGHAVGDRVLVAFARLGGEALREVDLFGRVGGEEFAILLPGCEATAALAVAERVRQAFHAATLDDGRGGVITASVSVGVVALPRAQAALEPLLLRADEALYRAKRAGRNRVEPESPRPGGGTAATSDDTQPRWRKAS
- a CDS encoding chromate transporter, producing MTGEALTLAQYGDLFLHFLLLSLLAIGGAITTAPEMHRYLVGQQGWLDDTQFTSSIALAQAAPGPNILFVAVLGWNAAGPLGALVTMLGIMLPSTTLVLAATRWAREHKHTLGVRAFTAGMAPLTLGLLVATGWLLAVPYVKDPAHRLATLALMAVTVLLTLKTRIGLVWLVLGGGVLGALGVV